The following proteins are co-located in the Pseudoalteromonas sp. N1230-9 genome:
- the holA gene encoding DNA polymerase III subunit delta: protein MRCYANQLPSQLKKGLAPFYMVFGEEPYQITQCIMQIRQTAKQQGFDEVIKFTLMPGFDWQEIIAQYQSMSLFSARTLIEFDLNEQKPGTQGSQIFKQLVELVNPDTILVLKGAKAGQDIQRSAWFKALDKQGVFVPCYPLTGNHLSRWLDEQCDSLNLNLHNNAKQSLIDATEGNLLACHQELEKLSLLYGSDLVDQQAVMQGLLNQSKFDIFDLSHALLQGQSEQVVKIMSKLADDNTEAMSIFWAINKEAASLLAMQHGRLNGANMADLYKQFNIWKNQQATTQQALNRLNIKALEQITKHLAQFDAAYKQGNLVAPYQALTHICLVFCQPVEMALPCHPAFG from the coding sequence ATGCGTTGCTATGCAAACCAGCTACCTAGCCAGTTAAAAAAAGGCCTTGCGCCTTTTTACATGGTGTTTGGTGAAGAGCCCTATCAAATTACACAGTGCATCATGCAAATTCGTCAAACGGCCAAACAACAAGGCTTTGACGAAGTTATTAAATTTACGCTAATGCCTGGCTTTGATTGGCAAGAAATTATTGCCCAATATCAAAGTATGTCGTTATTTAGTGCTCGTACTTTAATCGAGTTTGACTTAAACGAGCAAAAGCCTGGAACACAAGGCAGCCAAATATTTAAACAGCTCGTAGAGCTTGTCAATCCAGACACTATTTTAGTGCTAAAAGGGGCTAAAGCCGGTCAAGACATTCAACGTAGCGCGTGGTTTAAAGCACTTGATAAACAAGGTGTATTTGTACCTTGCTACCCGCTGACGGGGAATCACTTAAGTCGCTGGCTAGATGAGCAGTGTGACAGTTTAAACCTAAACCTGCACAACAATGCAAAGCAAAGCTTAATTGATGCCACTGAAGGAAACCTGCTTGCTTGCCATCAAGAACTTGAAAAACTATCGCTACTGTATGGAAGTGATTTAGTCGATCAACAAGCTGTGATGCAAGGACTACTCAATCAATCTAAGTTTGATATTTTCGATTTAAGTCATGCTCTTTTACAAGGTCAGTCTGAACAAGTCGTTAAAATTATGAGCAAACTTGCTGATGACAACACGGAAGCCATGAGTATCTTTTGGGCTATTAATAAAGAAGCAGCAAGTTTATTGGCAATGCAACACGGGCGATTAAATGGTGCCAATATGGCTGATTTATACAAGCAGTTTAATATTTGGAAAAACCAACAAGCAACGACTCAACAAGCCCTAAACCGCCTTAATATTAAAGCTCTTGAACAAATCACTAAACACCTAGCGCAGTTTGATGCCGCTTATAAGCAAGGGAATCTAGTCGCACCTTATCAAGCATTAACACATATATGTTTAGTGTTTTGTCAGCCTGTCGAAATGGCACTACCTTGCCATCCAGCATTCGGCTAA
- a CDS encoding LPS-assembly lipoprotein LptE: MAALHALKNGLALALVCLLLTSCGFHLKKASNLPDDLKVISLVGDDEKSALFELVEKELIASKVDLQHGDRLLPELTIHRDRLERQILSLFDNGQVAEYELAYSVSYTLKRPGQQAINQNFELYRNYQDDPDNALAKAKELDLLLSEIRKQASRRIVRELSQL, from the coding sequence ATGGCAGCGCTTCATGCACTTAAAAACGGACTAGCCCTTGCGCTAGTCTGTTTGCTACTAACAAGTTGTGGCTTTCATTTAAAGAAAGCCTCAAACTTACCTGACGATTTAAAAGTCATTTCACTGGTGGGTGATGATGAAAAGTCGGCCTTATTCGAGTTAGTGGAAAAAGAGCTGATTGCCAGTAAAGTTGACCTTCAGCATGGCGATCGATTATTGCCGGAGCTAACAATTCACAGAGATCGCTTAGAACGTCAAATCCTATCGTTATTCGACAATGGCCAAGTTGCAGAATATGAACTGGCCTACAGTGTTAGTTACACACTTAAGCGACCTGGTCAGCAAGCTATTAATCAAAACTTCGAGCTGTATCGTAATTACCAAGACGACCCTGATAATGCTCTTGCAAAAGCGAAGGAGCTTGACTTGCTATTAAGCGAGATTCGTAAGCAAGCGAGTCGTCGAATTGTACGAGAGTTATCACAACTGTAA
- a CDS encoding Lon protease family protein, producing the protein MTKKLIPLPVSALAPEIADNHVATCMKNPYPETLTFIGQQRAQSALDFSLGMELPGYNVYVMGEAALGRFTLVKDKLTTHSKERPTPNEWLYVNNYDDHREPIAMFMQAGQSKQLADDIDSFIDEVLDTFPAAFDNPGYQRKKKSIDREFTDTYDAAITAVEIAALEQSVALIEENGVVGFAPLVNGKQLSDTEFSSLDEPLRDEFYEVIEKLEDALIEALIELPRWKRESSEKLRNLKKSTAELATKPLIKALEHKYATHIGVLRYLKDIREEIIDAVLEWLDDDDNDENKEDFDRKGMLTDFFAPNILVEYKEGDAAPVVYEPNPTFGNIFGKIEYATSQGSLITSYRSIQPGALHRANGGYLIMDAEKVMANPQVWDGLKLSLKTHQIKNDLPYQDSSVGSSFTLRPQLIPLDVKIVLLGSRDLYYTIGEYDEEFAELFRVLADFDYYLPSSDKLQYQFITKVTEYCQQTLHCTTNEAAMARLLKFSYRQAEHHNKLSARFADVLELVAEASFYAKQDGQTVIDAHHIDEAIVGKQYRTGQISETMLSDIKEGQILIATEGHAVGKVNGLTVLHIGDTSFGTPARITATVYAGADGVIDVEREAELGKAIHSKGVMLLTGYLGNKYAQQFSLTLSANIAIEQSYGYIDGDSASLAELCALISAITNLPISQSIALTGSINQHGDVQSIGGVNEKIEGFFKLCKMRGLTGEQGVIIPKSNQVNLVLDNEVLDAVEKGRFNIYAVETVDQALSLLMEKEAGEMTEQGYTDDSINALALARLANIADIVNGDNDEKDAE; encoded by the coding sequence ATGACAAAAAAACTGATCCCTCTACCTGTTAGCGCATTGGCACCTGAAATTGCCGACAATCATGTAGCCACTTGCATGAAAAATCCCTATCCAGAAACACTCACGTTTATTGGTCAACAACGAGCTCAAAGTGCGCTTGATTTCTCATTAGGTATGGAGTTACCTGGTTACAATGTGTATGTGATGGGGGAAGCCGCACTTGGCCGCTTTACTCTTGTTAAAGACAAATTAACAACTCATTCTAAAGAGCGCCCAACGCCAAATGAGTGGCTGTATGTTAATAATTATGATGATCATCGCGAACCAATAGCAATGTTTATGCAAGCAGGGCAGAGCAAGCAACTAGCTGATGATATAGATTCATTTATAGATGAAGTACTTGATACATTTCCTGCTGCATTTGACAATCCAGGTTATCAGCGCAAAAAAAAATCAATCGACCGTGAATTTACCGATACTTACGATGCCGCAATCACTGCCGTGGAAATTGCAGCTCTTGAGCAAAGTGTAGCGTTGATTGAAGAAAATGGCGTTGTTGGTTTTGCGCCTTTAGTTAATGGCAAACAGCTCAGTGATACAGAATTTTCATCTCTTGATGAGCCACTTCGAGACGAGTTTTATGAGGTCATTGAAAAGCTTGAAGATGCGTTAATAGAAGCGCTAATTGAGCTACCACGCTGGAAACGTGAATCCTCAGAAAAATTACGTAACTTAAAAAAATCAACCGCAGAGCTTGCTACTAAACCCTTGATTAAAGCACTTGAGCATAAATATGCTACACATATTGGTGTTCTGCGTTACTTAAAAGACATTCGCGAAGAAATCATCGATGCGGTACTTGAGTGGCTTGACGATGATGACAACGATGAAAACAAAGAGGACTTTGACCGTAAAGGCATGCTAACTGACTTCTTTGCGCCAAATATTCTGGTGGAGTACAAAGAAGGTGATGCTGCCCCTGTGGTGTATGAACCGAATCCAACCTTTGGCAATATTTTCGGTAAAATTGAATATGCAACCTCACAAGGTTCGCTTATCACCAGTTACCGTTCAATCCAACCAGGAGCACTGCACCGTGCGAATGGCGGTTACTTGATTATGGATGCAGAGAAAGTTATGGCTAACCCACAAGTATGGGATGGACTTAAACTGTCTTTAAAAACGCATCAAATCAAAAACGACTTACCCTATCAAGACAGCTCCGTAGGAAGTAGTTTTACGCTACGTCCGCAGCTTATTCCTCTTGATGTAAAAATAGTGCTTTTAGGCTCACGAGACCTTTATTATACCATTGGTGAGTACGACGAAGAGTTTGCTGAGCTGTTTCGTGTACTGGCTGACTTTGATTATTACTTGCCAAGTAGCGATAAACTGCAATATCAGTTCATTACTAAGGTGACTGAATACTGTCAGCAAACATTACATTGCACGACAAACGAAGCCGCTATGGCGCGTTTGCTTAAGTTTAGCTACCGCCAAGCAGAGCATCATAACAAGCTCTCTGCGCGTTTTGCTGATGTACTAGAATTAGTGGCAGAAGCGAGCTTCTATGCAAAGCAGGATGGCCAAACTGTAATAGATGCTCATCATATTGATGAGGCTATTGTTGGGAAACAATACCGCACAGGGCAAATCTCTGAGACCATGCTAAGTGATATCAAAGAGGGGCAAATTTTAATTGCCACTGAAGGTCATGCCGTGGGTAAAGTGAATGGTTTAACTGTACTGCATATTGGTGATACTTCATTTGGTACACCAGCACGCATTACAGCCACTGTTTATGCAGGTGCTGATGGTGTGATTGACGTTGAGCGCGAAGCAGAGCTGGGTAAAGCAATTCACTCAAAAGGGGTGATGCTATTAACCGGTTACTTAGGTAATAAATACGCTCAGCAATTTAGTTTGACGCTCAGTGCTAATATCGCAATCGAACAAAGCTATGGCTATATCGACGGTGATAGCGCGTCACTGGCGGAGTTGTGTGCGCTTATATCAGCAATAACGAACTTACCTATTAGCCAATCAATTGCATTAACTGGCTCTATCAACCAACACGGAGACGTGCAATCAATTGGTGGTGTGAACGAGAAGATCGAAGGCTTCTTTAAGTTATGTAAAATGCGTGGCTTGACCGGTGAGCAAGGGGTGATTATTCCTAAATCTAACCAAGTGAATTTAGTGCTTGATAATGAAGTGCTCGACGCTGTTGAAAAAGGTCGTTTTAATATTTATGCCGTTGAAACAGTAGATCAAGCGTTGAGTTTATTAATGGAAAAAGAAGCTGGCGAAATGACAGAGCAGGGCTATACCGATGATTCTATCAATGCGCTGGCACTTGCTAGGCTTGCCAATATTGCAGATATCGTTAATGGCGATAATGATGAGAAGGACGCGGAATGA
- the leuS gene encoding leucine--tRNA ligase: protein MQEQYNPQDIESKVQAYWEENQVFKVTEDESKEKYYCLSMFPYPSGRLHMGHVRNYTIGDVVSRFQRLQGKNVMQPMGWDAFGLPAENAAIKNNTAPAKWTYENIDYMRDQLKQLGFGYDWDREIATCHPEYYKWEQWFFTKLYEKGLVYKKMSTVNWDPVDQTVLANEQVIDGRGWRSGAIVEQKEIPQWFIKITDYAQELLDDLDKLDHWPEQVKTMQRNWIGRSEGLEIEFKRADNEDTFSVYTTRPDTFMGVTYVAVAAGHPIAQEAAKNSDAVAMFVDECKNTKIAEADMATMDKKGIATGFYAIHPLTGKQVPIWVANFVLMDYGSGAVMAVPAHDQRDFEFASAYGLEIAQVIAPAAGSEETVDLDNQAFTEKGVLVNSGEFDGLEFEAAFNAVADKLEALGVGERKVNFRLRDWGVSRQRYWGSPIPMLSDENGDELAATEDMLPVRLPEDVVMNGVTSPIKADPEWAKTTVNGAPAFHETDTFDTFMESSWYYARYCSPRFDEGMIEPGAANYWLPVNQYIGGIEHAILHLLYSRFFHKLLRDFGLVNSDEPFERLLCQGMVLADTFYRKDEKGGDIWISPTDVQTETDDKGRVVKAWHKEDGEPVFSAGMSKMSKSKNNGIDPQQVIAQYGADTVRLFMMFTAPPEQTLEWSDSGVEGAMRFLKRIWKYAVDVETVGYQALDKSALNSDQKVLRRELHKAIAKVTDDVERRQTFNTAIAAIMEISNKLLKAPLADKQDVAIANEALEALLIMLAPITPHMCHQLWQDLGKEGDILDAAWPTVDESALVEDEKLIIVQVNGKLRAKLTVPADATKEQVEALAFAEENVTKFTDGVTVRKVIYVPGKLLNVVAN, encoded by the coding sequence ATGCAAGAGCAATATAACCCGCAAGACATAGAGTCAAAAGTACAAGCCTACTGGGAAGAAAACCAAGTATTTAAAGTCACTGAAGATGAGAGCAAAGAAAAGTATTACTGCCTATCTATGTTCCCATACCCAAGCGGCCGACTCCACATGGGTCACGTTCGTAACTACACCATTGGTGACGTAGTATCTCGCTTCCAACGCTTGCAAGGCAAAAACGTAATGCAACCTATGGGTTGGGATGCGTTTGGCCTACCCGCTGAAAATGCAGCAATCAAAAACAACACTGCACCTGCAAAGTGGACGTATGAAAACATCGATTACATGCGTGACCAGTTAAAGCAATTGGGCTTTGGTTACGATTGGGATCGTGAAATCGCTACATGTCACCCAGAATATTACAAGTGGGAACAATGGTTCTTCACTAAGCTTTACGAAAAAGGCTTAGTATATAAAAAGATGTCAACAGTAAACTGGGATCCAGTTGACCAAACAGTACTTGCTAACGAACAAGTAATTGATGGTCGTGGTTGGCGTTCTGGTGCCATTGTTGAGCAAAAAGAAATTCCACAATGGTTCATCAAAATCACTGATTATGCACAAGAGCTATTAGACGATTTAGACAAACTTGATCACTGGCCTGAGCAAGTTAAAACCATGCAGCGTAACTGGATTGGTCGTTCTGAAGGTTTAGAAATCGAATTCAAGCGTGCTGACAACGAAGATACATTCAGTGTTTATACAACGCGCCCAGATACCTTTATGGGTGTGACGTATGTTGCTGTTGCAGCCGGTCACCCAATTGCACAAGAAGCCGCTAAAAACAGTGACGCTGTAGCAATGTTTGTTGATGAGTGTAAAAACACGAAAATCGCTGAAGCAGACATGGCAACCATGGACAAAAAAGGCATTGCAACTGGCTTTTATGCAATTCACCCATTAACGGGTAAGCAAGTACCTATTTGGGTTGCTAACTTTGTATTAATGGATTACGGCTCAGGCGCTGTAATGGCAGTACCTGCACACGACCAACGTGACTTTGAATTCGCATCAGCGTATGGCCTTGAGATTGCTCAAGTAATCGCACCAGCTGCAGGTTCTGAAGAAACGGTTGATTTAGACAATCAAGCATTTACTGAAAAAGGCGTGTTAGTTAACTCTGGTGAGTTTGACGGTCTTGAGTTTGAAGCAGCGTTTAATGCCGTTGCAGACAAACTAGAAGCGCTGGGTGTAGGTGAGCGTAAAGTTAATTTCCGTCTACGTGACTGGGGTGTTAGCCGTCAGCGTTACTGGGGTTCTCCAATCCCAATGTTAAGCGACGAAAATGGTGATGAGCTTGCAGCAACAGAAGACATGCTACCAGTTCGCTTACCAGAAGACGTAGTAATGAATGGTGTGACTTCACCAATCAAAGCTGATCCTGAGTGGGCTAAAACAACTGTAAATGGCGCGCCTGCATTCCACGAAACAGATACCTTCGATACCTTCATGGAGTCGTCTTGGTACTACGCGCGTTACTGTAGCCCACGTTTTGACGAAGGCATGATTGAACCAGGTGCTGCAAATTATTGGTTACCAGTAAACCAATACATTGGTGGTATTGAGCATGCGATCTTGCACTTACTTTACTCGCGTTTCTTCCACAAGTTATTACGTGACTTTGGCCTAGTAAACTCAGATGAGCCATTTGAGCGCTTACTATGTCAAGGCATGGTATTAGCTGATACTTTCTATCGTAAAGATGAGAAAGGCGGTGATATCTGGATTTCACCAACTGATGTACAAACTGAAACAGACGACAAAGGTCGTGTTGTTAAAGCGTGGCACAAAGAAGATGGTGAGCCGGTATTCTCTGCAGGCATGAGCAAAATGTCGAAATCGAAAAATAACGGTATCGACCCGCAACAAGTTATTGCCCAGTACGGTGCAGATACAGTGCGTTTATTCATGATGTTCACAGCACCACCAGAGCAAACTCTTGAGTGGTCTGATTCAGGTGTTGAAGGTGCAATGCGTTTCTTAAAACGTATTTGGAAATACGCGGTTGATGTTGAAACTGTGGGCTACCAAGCGCTTGATAAATCTGCATTAAATAGCGACCAAAAAGTACTTCGTCGTGAACTACATAAAGCCATTGCAAAAGTGACTGATGACGTTGAGCGTCGTCAAACATTCAACACCGCAATTGCCGCAATCATGGAAATCTCGAACAAGTTACTTAAAGCACCACTTGCTGATAAGCAAGATGTGGCAATTGCTAACGAAGCACTTGAAGCATTACTTATCATGCTTGCGCCTATCACGCCGCATATGTGTCACCAGTTATGGCAAGATCTTGGCAAAGAAGGTGACATCTTAGATGCAGCTTGGCCAACAGTTGATGAGTCAGCACTTGTTGAAGATGAGAAGCTAATCATCGTACAAGTTAACGGTAAGCTACGTGCTAAGTTAACAGTGCCTGCAGATGCAACCAAAGAGCAAGTTGAAGCATTAGCATTTGCTGAAGAAAACGTGACTAAGTTCACAGATGGCGTAACAGTTCGTAAAGTTATTTACGTACCTGGTAAGCTACTTAACGTGGTTGCCAACTAA
- the rsfS gene encoding ribosome silencing factor, producing MDSKQLLAFALDKIDDMKARDVVQLDVRGKSDITDYMLVCSGNSKRHVQSIADHVAKEARHAGEEPLGYEGQNEGEWVLVDLGDVVVHVMQDQTRDFYDLEKLWG from the coding sequence TTGGATTCTAAACAACTACTCGCCTTTGCCCTTGATAAAATCGACGATATGAAAGCTCGTGATGTGGTACAACTCGATGTTCGTGGTAAATCTGATATTACTGACTATATGTTAGTGTGCTCTGGTAACTCTAAGCGTCACGTACAATCAATTGCCGATCACGTTGCCAAAGAGGCGCGTCACGCGGGTGAAGAGCCGCTTGGTTATGAAGGCCAAAACGAAGGCGAATGGGTACTTGTTGACCTAGGTGATGTTGTTGTACACGTAATGCAAGATCAAACACGTGACTTCTATGATCTAGAGAAACTTTGGGGTTAA
- the rlmH gene encoding 23S rRNA (pseudouridine(1915)-N(3))-methyltransferase RlmH, whose protein sequence is MKIQLIAVGTKMPAWVETGFTEYQRRFPRDMPLELVEIPAGKRGKNADIKRILQLEGEKTLAAIPKGNRIVTLEVTGKPMDTHQLAKSMEKWQLDGRDVSLLIGGPEGLAPECIAASEQKWSLSNLTLPHPLVRIIVAESLYRGWSLNNNHPYHRE, encoded by the coding sequence TTGAAGATACAATTGATTGCTGTTGGCACAAAAATGCCAGCATGGGTTGAAACCGGATTTACAGAGTATCAACGCCGTTTTCCGCGTGATATGCCACTTGAACTTGTTGAAATACCAGCAGGAAAGCGTGGTAAAAATGCGGATATCAAACGTATTTTACAACTCGAAGGTGAAAAAACCTTGGCGGCTATTCCAAAGGGTAACCGTATTGTTACCTTGGAAGTAACCGGTAAACCAATGGATACGCATCAACTCGCTAAGAGTATGGAGAAGTGGCAACTTGATGGCCGTGATGTTAGCTTGTTAATTGGCGGCCCTGAAGGCTTAGCACCTGAATGTATCGCAGCCTCTGAACAAAAGTGGTCACTATCAAACCTAACACTACCGCACCCTTTAGTGCGTATTATTGTTGCCGAAAGCCTTTACCGTGGCTGGAGCTTGAATAACAACCACCCTTATCATCGCGAGTAG
- the nadD gene encoding nicotinate-nucleotide adenylyltransferase produces MIAIFGGTFDPIHLGHINMAEQCVQQCSLNTLYFMPCAIPAHKAKPGISDEHRINMLKLAIENNPHFAIDYRELNRDGASYSLLSLQELRAENPAAPIMFLIGMDSFNNLDKWFKWQDIVKLCHIVVYQRPGQHCQVTGELADYKTHAETDDLHQLAHNHAGKLFFLNGLQVDAASSKIRKKLLLDDDMTELLPHSVSQYIAQHHLYQTDE; encoded by the coding sequence ATGATTGCTATTTTTGGTGGCACATTTGACCCAATCCATCTAGGTCATATTAATATGGCTGAGCAATGTGTTCAGCAATGCAGCTTAAACACGCTTTATTTTATGCCCTGCGCAATACCTGCCCACAAAGCTAAGCCAGGTATAAGCGATGAGCACCGCATTAATATGCTCAAACTCGCGATTGAAAACAATCCACATTTTGCCATTGATTACCGAGAACTTAATCGAGATGGTGCGTCTTATTCACTGTTGAGCTTGCAAGAGCTGCGTGCAGAAAACCCAGCAGCGCCAATTATGTTCTTAATTGGAATGGATTCATTCAATAACCTAGATAAATGGTTTAAATGGCAAGATATTGTCAAGCTATGTCATATTGTGGTCTACCAACGTCCTGGGCAACACTGCCAAGTAACCGGTGAACTGGCTGATTATAAAACACACGCTGAAACGGATGACCTTCACCAACTAGCGCACAACCATGCAGGTAAGCTGTTCTTTTTAAATGGCTTACAAGTTGATGCCGCATCCAGTAAAATCAGAAAAAAACTACTTTTAGATGATGACATGACGGAACTTTTACCACACAGCGTCAGTCAATACATTGCGCAGCATCATCTTTACCAAACAGATGAATAA
- the lnt gene encoding apolipoprotein N-acyltransferase, with protein sequence MKKLLTNLSLLAKDKKAWLALIAGLFLTLSYAPFNLWYIAFISLGALLYCINPLASGKAAAKQSAKYGFIFGLGWFGAGISWVHVSIATFGGMPLIASISLMVLLCAYLALYPALAVWLTTRLANGPYSFICWLLATVAITEYLRGTLLTGFPWLSFGYTQTDSPLNFLAPVIGEFGITLICVFIAFSLYRLISKDIKPLIISVVILTGLYFIANSSPTKYQDKTIKTVLVQGNIKQHLRFEPSEFWNTMSKYQDMTRLHWNADLIVWPEAAVPELEALATDYLTGLDSAATFNNTALITGIVDYQYDTRNIFNTLIVLGKKELEDSEGHYQYLAKNRYQKHQLLPIGEFVPFQELLRPIAPLFDLPMSSFTRGDEVQNNLRANGLNILPAICYEIAFSELVRGNYRSDSDILFTVSNDAWFGDSHGPHQHMQIARMRALELQRPLIRVTNNGISAVYDPIAKSQLAMPQFKADVLEANITLIKGDSIYSQYGNLPVWAIVILLSAAGVIARFKK encoded by the coding sequence GTGAAGAAACTGCTAACTAACCTAAGCCTTCTTGCAAAAGATAAAAAAGCCTGGCTCGCACTTATTGCGGGCCTCTTTTTGACCCTTAGTTACGCCCCCTTTAACCTTTGGTATATTGCTTTTATATCACTCGGTGCCCTTCTTTACTGCATTAATCCCCTTGCAAGTGGTAAGGCCGCAGCAAAACAAAGCGCCAAATATGGCTTTATCTTTGGTTTGGGCTGGTTTGGTGCAGGTATTAGCTGGGTGCATGTTTCTATTGCGACTTTTGGCGGCATGCCACTGATTGCCTCTATTTCGCTTATGGTTTTACTGTGCGCATATTTAGCCCTGTATCCTGCATTAGCCGTTTGGCTCACTACACGTCTTGCTAACGGCCCCTATAGCTTTATTTGTTGGTTACTTGCTACCGTTGCTATTACAGAATATTTACGCGGCACTTTGCTTACCGGCTTTCCTTGGCTGAGCTTTGGTTACACCCAAACAGACAGCCCGCTGAACTTTTTAGCCCCCGTGATTGGTGAGTTTGGTATCACGCTAATTTGCGTATTCATTGCCTTTTCGCTTTATCGCTTGATAAGCAAAGATATTAAACCGTTAATTATTTCTGTCGTAATACTTACAGGCTTATATTTTATCGCAAATAGCAGCCCTACAAAGTATCAAGATAAAACAATCAAAACAGTTCTCGTACAAGGTAATATTAAACAGCACTTACGCTTTGAGCCGTCAGAATTTTGGAATACCATGAGTAAATACCAAGACATGACCCGCCTGCATTGGAATGCTGATTTAATTGTTTGGCCTGAAGCCGCAGTCCCAGAGCTCGAAGCATTGGCTACTGACTATTTAACAGGTCTTGATAGCGCTGCCACATTTAATAATACGGCACTTATTACAGGTATCGTTGATTACCAATACGACACCCGTAATATTTTCAATACCCTAATCGTACTTGGTAAAAAAGAGCTGGAAGATAGCGAAGGCCACTATCAGTATTTAGCTAAAAACCGCTATCAAAAGCATCAGTTATTGCCGATTGGTGAATTTGTGCCATTCCAAGAATTACTGCGCCCAATCGCACCATTATTTGATTTGCCTATGTCATCTTTTACCCGCGGCGATGAAGTGCAAAATAATTTACGGGCAAATGGCTTAAATATTTTACCGGCTATTTGCTATGAAATTGCTTTTTCTGAGTTGGTTCGTGGTAATTATCGCAGTGACTCTGACATTTTGTTCACGGTCAGTAACGATGCGTGGTTTGGTGATTCGCATGGCCCACATCAGCACATGCAAATAGCGCGTATGCGCGCCCTTGAATTACAGCGCCCGCTAATTCGAGTGACCAACAATGGCATTAGCGCCGTTTACGACCCTATTGCTAAATCGCAATTAGCTATGCCGCAATTTAAAGCCGATGTACTCGAGGCAAATATTACGCTTATCAAAGGCGATAGTATTTATAGCCAATACGGCAATTTGCCAGTATGGGCTATAGTGATATTGCTCAGTGCTGCTGGTGTGATTGCAAGATTCAAAAAGTAA
- a CDS encoding zinc ribbon-containing protein, with translation MADYKSWLKDLSEWLKDVKDNELKDAMDKFVESEQALKDLGQEKLHQYRDYLKRDIDHIKENDHHYDSLAWMELKESLWYELSHIEDKTQLEWHALNQDFKHNGVYHQGEWIAMGTLVCKNCQHSYDVYHATQITPCIECGGIYFSRKALQP, from the coding sequence ATGGCAGATTATAAATCATGGCTTAAAGACTTAAGCGAATGGCTAAAGGATGTTAAAGACAACGAGCTAAAAGATGCGATGGATAAGTTTGTTGAATCAGAGCAAGCACTCAAAGACTTAGGACAAGAAAAACTTCATCAATATCGTGACTATTTAAAGCGCGATATCGATCACATTAAAGAAAACGATCACCATTATGATTCCTTGGCATGGATGGAATTAAAAGAGTCTCTATGGTACGAGTTATCGCACATCGAAGACAAAACGCAACTTGAATGGCATGCACTAAATCAAGATTTTAAACACAATGGCGTCTATCATCAGGGAGAATGGATAGCCATGGGCACATTAGTATGTAAAAATTGCCAGCATAGTTACGATGTTTACCATGCTACGCAAATTACCCCATGTATTGAGTGTGGTGGTATTTACTTTAGCCGTAAGGCATTACAACCTTAA
- a CDS encoding FKBP-type peptidyl-prolyl cis-trans isomerase yields MINLILLLIIGIFCFLIFKNSKKAKLQALENEKLAADFLANNSKADDVHETASGLQYKIEQSAGNDEKPNATSKVKVHYHGTLMDGSVFDSSVVRNSPISFGLNQVIAGWTEGLQLMSEGDKFTFYIPPQLAYGRKRVGSIPAGSLLIFDVELIKIES; encoded by the coding sequence ATGATTAATTTAATACTTTTACTGATTATTGGTATTTTTTGTTTCTTAATTTTTAAAAATAGCAAAAAGGCTAAGCTACAAGCCCTTGAAAATGAAAAACTCGCTGCTGATTTTTTAGCGAATAACAGTAAAGCTGATGATGTACACGAAACAGCCTCAGGTTTGCAATACAAAATAGAGCAAAGCGCAGGGAATGACGAAAAACCCAATGCTACTAGCAAGGTTAAAGTGCATTATCATGGTACGCTTATGGATGGCAGCGTATTTGATAGCTCAGTAGTACGTAACTCGCCAATTAGCTTTGGTTTAAACCAAGTGATTGCCGGTTGGACTGAGGGTTTACAGTTAATGAGCGAAGGGGATAAATTCACCTTTTATATCCCGCCGCAGCTTGCTTACGGGCGTAAGCGCGTTGGTAGTATTCCAGCTGGCTCATTACTGATATTTGATGTCGAGTTGATAAAGATAGAATCTTAA